One genomic region from uncultured Tateyamaria sp. encodes:
- a CDS encoding helix-turn-helix transcriptional regulator, producing the protein MATMTDRRHVAGLSRRTLVFVAVLIVQTLCAVFFVSEILVSLLGLPIAPISWQVHELIEIAAAVGLLLGVGVGAYMLRAAVRRSDHVESQLRAASGAFMELLEDKFDSWALTPAERDVALFSIKGLSTQDIAALRETSEGTVKAQTNAIYRKAGVSGRPQLLSLFIDDLMEGPLG; encoded by the coding sequence ATGGCGACGATGACTGACCGCCGCCATGTCGCGGGCCTGTCGCGCAGGACATTGGTGTTTGTGGCCGTTCTGATCGTTCAGACTCTTTGCGCGGTGTTCTTCGTCTCGGAAATCCTGGTGTCCCTGTTGGGCCTGCCCATTGCACCGATCAGTTGGCAGGTCCACGAACTGATCGAGATCGCAGCCGCCGTTGGTCTGCTGCTGGGGGTCGGGGTCGGGGCCTATATGCTGCGCGCGGCAGTGCGGCGATCAGATCATGTGGAAAGCCAGCTGCGCGCGGCGTCGGGCGCGTTCATGGAGCTGTTGGAAGACAAGTTCGACAGCTGGGCCCTGACCCCGGCGGAACGCGATGTCGCACTGTTTTCGATCAAGGGTTTGAGCACGCAGGACATCGCGGCGTTGCGCGAAACCTCGGAAGGTACTGTAAAGGCACAGACAAACGCCATCTACCGCAAGGCGGGCGTGTCGGGCCGCCCGCAACTTCTGAGCCTGTTCATTGACGACCTGATGGAGGGGCCGCTGGGGTAG
- a CDS encoding DUF2332 family protein, which translates to MTLRQAFLDQSATCARMGSPLMGRVLGILAERWDPDTALGRKMATYAGDIGPAGHSLPLRIGGGLHALVLQGLDTTLAATYPPHEVDNETLEDAIVNALKTHETFLLDWTRHAPQTNEVRRSAALIAMAHVATAKFDRPIVLSELGASGGLNLMWDHFALEVDGTRFGPDTAALTLAPDWTGPRPPASYPQIVDRSGVDLNPLNLHDESDRLRLLSYLWADQPHRVTLTRAATSVLTARVDKGDAIDWLARRLDTVPTGHMHMIQHTVAWQYFPAHAQARGTSLIEAAGARATADTPLAWMQMETDGDTTGAVGAALTLRLWPGDLTLNLGRADFHGRWINWTG; encoded by the coding sequence GTGACGCTGCGCCAGGCCTTTCTGGACCAGTCGGCGACCTGTGCCCGCATGGGGTCACCCCTGATGGGGCGCGTGCTGGGCATCCTGGCCGAACGGTGGGACCCCGACACCGCTCTTGGTCGGAAAATGGCGACATATGCGGGCGATATCGGCCCTGCCGGGCATTCGCTGCCGCTGCGGATAGGTGGCGGGCTGCACGCGCTGGTTCTACAAGGCCTCGACACCACGCTGGCGGCAACCTACCCGCCACACGAGGTTGATAATGAAACGCTTGAAGACGCCATCGTCAACGCACTGAAAACACACGAAACCTTCCTGCTTGACTGGACGCGGCACGCCCCGCAGACCAACGAGGTGCGGCGCAGTGCGGCCCTGATCGCGATGGCGCATGTCGCAACTGCCAAATTCGATCGGCCCATCGTGCTGTCGGAACTGGGGGCAAGCGGTGGTCTCAACCTGATGTGGGATCACTTCGCGCTTGAGGTTGATGGCACACGGTTCGGCCCGGACACGGCGGCGTTAACCCTTGCGCCGGACTGGACGGGACCGCGCCCGCCGGCAAGTTATCCACAGATTGTGGACAGATCAGGTGTGGACCTGAACCCCCTGAACTTGCACGATGAATCGGATCGTCTACGGTTGCTCTCGTACCTCTGGGCGGACCAGCCGCACAGGGTCACGCTGACCCGGGCCGCAACATCGGTTCTGACGGCCCGCGTGGACAAGGGCGACGCCATCGACTGGCTGGCGCGGCGGTTGGACACTGTCCCCACCGGTCACATGCACATGATCCAGCACACCGTGGCGTGGCAATACTTCCCTGCGCATGCCCAGGCCCGGGGAACTTCGCTGATCGAAGCGGCGGGCGCGCGCGCCACGGCCGATACGCCACTCGCATGGATGCAGATGGAGACCGATGGCGACACGACGGGCGCCGTCGGGGCCGCGTTGACCTTGCGGCTCTGGCCCGGCGACCTCACCTTGAATCTGGGGCGCGCAGATTTTCATGGGCGTTGGATCAACTGGACCGGGTGA
- a CDS encoding 50S ribosomal protein L25/general stress protein Ctc, with translation MAGEIPDLEALERTGTGKGAARQARRDGMVPGIVFGGDTDPLPINLPFNKLFKMLKAGRFKSTLFNMKVEGHEDVRVICRDVQRDVVKDLPTHVDFMRLRRTTKINLFIGVDVEGEDVSPGLKKGGVLSLVRPEVELIVTAGDIPESISIDVSEAEIGDSITISSVTLPAGAKPTIDRDFVIATISAPSGLRSAESEDDDAVEEGAEGEEASTEE, from the coding sequence ATGGCTGGAGAGATTCCTGATCTCGAAGCCCTGGAACGTACGGGGACAGGCAAGGGCGCCGCTCGTCAGGCCCGCCGCGACGGCATGGTTCCAGGGATTGTTTTTGGTGGCGACACGGATCCGCTGCCGATCAATCTGCCCTTCAACAAGCTGTTCAAGATGCTGAAGGCCGGTCGGTTCAAGTCGACGCTGTTCAACATGAAAGTCGAAGGCCATGAGGACGTGCGCGTCATCTGCCGCGACGTGCAGCGCGACGTGGTCAAGGACCTGCCCACGCACGTGGACTTCATGCGGTTGCGCCGCACCACCAAGATCAACCTGTTCATCGGTGTTGACGTGGAAGGCGAAGATGTATCGCCCGGACTGAAAAAAGGCGGCGTGCTGTCGCTGGTCCGCCCCGAGGTGGAACTGATCGTGACCGCGGGCGACATCCCCGAGAGCATTTCGATCGACGTGTCCGAAGCCGAAATCGGCGACAGCATCACCATTTCGTCGGTGACGCTGCCTGCCGGTGCCAAGCCCACCATCGACCGTGACTTTGTGATCGCCACAATCTCTGCTCCGTCCGGCCTGCGTTCGGCCGAAAGCGAAGACGATGACGCAGTCGAAGAGGGTGCAGAAGGCGAAGAGGCCTCGACCGAAGAATAA
- a CDS encoding DUF2237 domain-containing protein has product MEPDDSINVLGTALQLCGLDPVTGFFRDGHCNTCDADQGSHTVCAVMTAEFLAYSKYVGNDLSTPRPEFRFKGLEPGDRWCLCASRFLQAHDEGCAPRVSLEGTHQRALEIVPLDVLEQYAA; this is encoded by the coding sequence ATGGAACCTGATGACAGCATCAATGTCCTGGGCACGGCACTGCAACTGTGCGGCCTGGATCCGGTCACCGGCTTCTTCCGGGACGGGCATTGCAACACCTGCGACGCAGACCAGGGCAGTCACACGGTCTGTGCCGTTATGACGGCCGAATTCCTTGCCTATTCAAAATATGTGGGCAACGACCTCAGCACGCCCCGCCCTGAATTCCGTTTCAAGGGTCTGGAACCGGGGGATCGCTGGTGCCTGTGTGCGTCACGTTTCCTGCAGGCCCATGACGAAGGATGCGCACCCAGGGTCAGTCTGGAAGGCACACATCAGCGGGCACTTGAAATCGTCCCGCTTGACGTATTGGAACAATACGCCGCCTGA
- a CDS encoding serine hydrolase: MRVVLKWIVRALLALIIAAVAIGLWKREEITRLLAVNTLFDENRIVSNFSNMDGAFLHREIPKGDGPTSPLPQGPDMAMPDGYSAWVQDRTVTSMLVLKDGEIVHEAYYQGTSAEDLRISWSVAKSYLSALFGILVDEGAISSLDAPVTDYAPTLKGGAYDGATIRNVLHMSSGITFDEDYLDYDSDINRMGRVLALGGKMDDFAAGLTETFADAGDRWQYTSIDTHVVGMVARGATGRDIPDLMAEKLVGPLGLEQSPLYLTDGVGVAFVLGGLNVTTRDYARFGQMILQNGAWQGQQVVPADWIAASTDASAPTQPGKVGYGYQWWIPVGATEGQFMGRGIYGQYLYIDQKAGVVIVTTAADRHFREDGVNAGNIGMFRRIVDATE; the protein is encoded by the coding sequence ATGCGTGTTGTGCTGAAATGGATAGTTCGGGCGCTTCTGGCGTTGATAATTGCCGCAGTTGCGATCGGATTGTGGAAGCGCGAAGAAATCACGCGCTTGCTTGCCGTGAACACTCTGTTCGACGAAAACCGCATTGTGTCGAATTTCTCCAACATGGACGGCGCATTTCTCCACAGAGAAATCCCCAAGGGCGACGGACCGACCAGCCCCCTGCCACAAGGTCCCGACATGGCCATGCCAGATGGGTACAGCGCTTGGGTGCAGGACCGGACGGTCACCTCGATGCTGGTGCTCAAGGACGGCGAGATCGTGCACGAGGCCTACTATCAGGGCACGTCGGCGGAGGATCTGCGGATCAGTTGGTCCGTCGCCAAAAGCTATTTGTCGGCGCTGTTTGGCATACTGGTCGATGAGGGGGCGATTTCCTCGCTCGATGCGCCGGTCACGGACTATGCACCGACCCTCAAGGGCGGTGCTTATGACGGCGCCACGATCCGCAATGTCCTGCACATGTCGAGCGGGATCACCTTTGACGAGGATTATCTGGATTACGACAGCGATATCAATCGGATGGGACGCGTTCTTGCCCTTGGCGGCAAGATGGATGACTTTGCCGCCGGTCTGACAGAGACGTTCGCGGATGCAGGGGACCGCTGGCAATACACCTCAATCGACACGCATGTGGTGGGCATGGTGGCGCGCGGTGCCACGGGTCGCGACATCCCCGATCTGATGGCGGAAAAGCTGGTTGGACCGCTCGGGCTGGAACAATCGCCCCTGTACCTGACCGATGGCGTCGGCGTTGCCTTTGTCCTTGGCGGGCTCAACGTCACCACCCGCGACTATGCGCGCTTCGGGCAGATGATCCTGCAAAACGGCGCATGGCAGGGCCAACAGGTTGTCCCGGCAGACTGGATTGCGGCATCGACCGACGCCAGCGCACCGACGCAACCCGGCAAAGTTGGCTACGGCTATCAGTGGTGGATCCCCGTGGGCGCGACCGAAGGACAATTCATGGGCCGTGGCATTTACGGCCAATACCTCTACATCGATCAGAAGGCGGGTGTGGTGATCGTGACAACCGCCGCGGACAGACACTTCCGCGAAGACGGTGTAAACGCCGGAAACATCGGCATGTTCCGCCGGATCGTGGACGCAACGGAGTGA
- the pth gene encoding aminoacyl-tRNA hydrolase — MKLIVGLGNPGPKYARNRHNIGFMVLDRIAADHGFPPWKSKHQGRVSEGRFGSNRAVLLKPETYMNKSGDSVGAAMRFYKLDADDVIVLHDEIDLAPAKVRWKVGGGHAGHNGLRSVHAHIGADYARVRLGVGHPGHKDAVPGYVLRDFPKADDSWLDDVIRGCSDGAPHLAVGDGAKFMNAVALRVAPPRSSKTSRAEETAKPSTPEQGPGTDARSPLQKLMDRFS; from the coding sequence ATGAAACTGATTGTCGGCTTGGGAAATCCCGGCCCGAAATATGCGCGGAACAGGCACAATATCGGCTTTATGGTGCTGGACCGCATCGCAGCGGATCATGGCTTTCCCCCTTGGAAATCCAAGCATCAGGGACGTGTGTCCGAAGGCCGGTTCGGATCGAATCGGGCGGTCCTGCTCAAGCCCGAGACATATATGAACAAATCCGGCGACAGCGTCGGCGCAGCCATGCGGTTTTACAAATTGGACGCCGACGATGTCATTGTTCTGCATGATGAAATTGACCTCGCCCCGGCCAAGGTGCGGTGGAAGGTGGGCGGCGGCCATGCAGGCCATAACGGCCTGCGCTCCGTGCACGCGCATATCGGCGCGGACTATGCCCGCGTGCGGCTTGGGGTCGGCCATCCCGGCCACAAGGATGCGGTGCCGGGCTATGTTCTGCGCGACTTTCCCAAGGCGGACGACAGCTGGCTTGATGACGTGATCCGGGGCTGTTCGGACGGCGCGCCGCATCTTGCCGTAGGGGACGGGGCCAAGTTTATGAACGCCGTGGCCCTGCGCGTGGCACCGCCCCGCTCCAGCAAGACATCCAGAGCAGAGGAAACCGCAAAGCCGTCCACGCCCGAGCAAGGACCAGGGACCGACGCCCGGTCCCCCCTGCAAAAGCTGATGGACCGGTTCTCGTGA
- the trpB gene encoding tryptophan synthase subunit beta, whose protein sequence is MNDLFNSFMTGPDENGRFGDFGGRFVSETLMPLILALEEEYEKAKTDDSFWAEMNHLWTHYVGRPSPLYFAERLTDHLGGAKIYMKRDELNHTGAHKINNVLGQIILARRMGKTRIIAETGAGQHGVATATVCAKFGLKCVVYMGSHDVERQAPNVFRMKLLGAEVIPVTSGRGTLKDAMNDALRDWVTNVRDTFYCIGTVAGPHPYPAMVRDFQSIIGKEVREQMTAAEGRFPDTLIAAIGGGSNAMGLFYPFLDDKEVGIIGVEAGGKGVNAKMEHCASLTGGRPGVLHGNRTYLLQDDDGQILEGFSISAGLDYPGIGPEHAWLHDIGRAKYVSITDVEALEAFQLCCTTEGIIPALEPSHALAHVMKIAPTLPSDHIICMNMCGRGDKDIFTVARHLGFDMTGPEGRNVE, encoded by the coding sequence ATGAACGACCTTTTCAATTCCTTCATGACCGGCCCCGATGAAAACGGGCGCTTTGGTGACTTTGGCGGGCGCTTCGTGTCCGAGACGCTGATGCCGCTGATCCTGGCGCTGGAAGAGGAATACGAAAAGGCCAAGACCGACGACAGCTTCTGGGCCGAGATGAACCATCTCTGGACGCATTATGTGGGCCGACCCAGCCCGCTGTATTTCGCGGAACGCCTGACGGATCATCTGGGCGGCGCCAAGATCTATATGAAGCGGGACGAGCTGAACCACACCGGCGCGCACAAGATCAACAATGTGCTGGGTCAGATCATCCTGGCCCGTCGCATGGGCAAGACCCGGATCATTGCAGAAACCGGCGCGGGGCAGCACGGTGTCGCCACGGCGACAGTCTGTGCCAAGTTCGGTTTGAAATGCGTGGTCTACATGGGATCCCATGACGTTGAACGTCAGGCCCCCAACGTGTTCCGCATGAAGCTGCTGGGCGCGGAAGTCATCCCTGTGACCTCTGGCCGTGGTACGTTGAAGGACGCGATGAACGACGCGCTTCGCGATTGGGTCACCAATGTGCGCGACACGTTCTATTGCATCGGCACCGTTGCCGGGCCGCACCCGTATCCGGCCATGGTGCGTGATTTCCAAAGCATCATCGGCAAGGAAGTCCGCGAGCAGATGACGGCGGCCGAAGGGCGGTTTCCCGATACGTTGATCGCGGCCATCGGCGGCGGGTCGAACGCGATGGGCCTGTTCTATCCCTTTCTCGACGACAAGGAGGTCGGCATCATCGGCGTCGAGGCGGGCGGCAAGGGTGTGAATGCCAAGATGGAGCATTGCGCGTCGCTGACGGGGGGGCGTCCGGGCGTGCTGCACGGCAACCGGACGTATCTGTTGCAGGACGATGACGGGCAGATCCTCGAAGGATTTTCGATCTCGGCCGGTCTGGATTATCCCGGCATCGGGCCAGAGCATGCGTGGCTGCATGACATTGGCCGCGCCAAATACGTGTCGATCACGGATGTGGAGGCGCTGGAGGCGTTCCAGCTGTGCTGTACGACCGAAGGGATCATTCCGGCACTTGAGCCGAGCCACGCGTTGGCCCATGTGATGAAGATCGCGCCAACGCTGCCGTCGGATCACATCATCTGCATGAACATGTGCGGGCGCGGCGACAAGGACATCTTTACCGTGGCCCGTCACCTGGGCTTTGACATGACCGGTCCGGAAGGGCGCAACGTCGAATAA